A genomic stretch from Chryseobacterium sp. SNU WT5 includes:
- a CDS encoding 3'-5' exonuclease → MQKILIIDIETTGFSHRSAKIVEIGIVELNLATGEKQIIFDQVCQEQGTTVEEIEASWIVQNSTLTSEAILEAKFLHDLSPEIQDIINKYEHGATAFNNVFDFGFLESRGFVFPKKLACPMQLSTNICKIPSPRGFKWPKVEEAHTHFFGNVGYIEKHRGADDAFHEADIVLELFKLGVFKLN, encoded by the coding sequence ATGCAAAAAATTTTAATCATCGACATCGAAACAACTGGATTTTCCCACAGAAGCGCAAAGATCGTAGAAATCGGAATCGTCGAACTCAATTTAGCCACGGGCGAAAAACAGATCATATTCGATCAAGTATGCCAGGAACAGGGAACCACGGTTGAAGAAATAGAAGCGTCTTGGATCGTTCAGAATTCCACACTAACAAGCGAGGCAATTTTAGAAGCTAAATTCCTACATGATCTGTCTCCGGAAATTCAAGACATCATCAATAAATATGAACATGGTGCAACCGCCTTTAATAATGTTTTTGATTTCGGATTTCTGGAAAGTAGAGGATTCGTTTTTCCTAAAAAATTAGCGTGTCCGATGCAACTTTCGACCAACATCTGCAAAATACCAAGTCCGCGAGGATTCAAATGGCCGAAAGTAGAAGAGGCTCACACTCATTTCTTTGGAAACGTTGGCTATATCGAAAAACACAGAGGCGCAGATGACGCTTTTCATGAAGCCGATATCGTACTGGAATTATTCAAACTGGGTGTATTTAAATTAAACTAA
- a CDS encoding recombinase RecT, with amino-acid sequence MSTENAKNEVSKLQEKNEMVQQKTEVTPSDRFTNAVLKEFPSPGNQPLELTNFQRKLIQNYFIKIDGVLKESEVKRLGKSEQYRDALSYNWNNVNMNKLAQDVVAYSMIGLDPLQKNHINPIPYKNSKTQKFDITFIEGFNGLELKSKKYGFDVPTNVIFELKYSSDKFKSVKKNINNKIESYEFEITDDFNRGTLDGGFYYMEYENPEKNKLVVLNREQIEKRKPQYASAEFWGGEKDEYKNGSKTGEKIKIEGWEDEMYLKTIKRHCWNSINIDSEKIDEHLLRIITNENDRVPQAVMEDIERNANKEELGFADISDAEVVEDEAPEVLGEIEYEVETANAGPGF; translated from the coding sequence ATGAGCACAGAAAACGCCAAAAATGAAGTGTCAAAACTTCAAGAAAAGAACGAAATGGTTCAGCAGAAAACAGAAGTTACACCTTCTGATAGATTCACAAATGCCGTTTTAAAAGAGTTTCCAAGCCCTGGAAACCAACCATTAGAATTAACAAACTTTCAAAGAAAACTGATCCAGAATTACTTCATAAAAATAGATGGAGTATTAAAAGAAAGCGAAGTTAAAAGACTTGGAAAATCAGAACAATATAGAGATGCCTTGTCTTATAATTGGAACAATGTGAATATGAATAAACTTGCGCAGGATGTCGTGGCTTATTCAATGATCGGCCTAGATCCTTTGCAGAAAAACCATATCAATCCAATACCGTACAAAAACAGTAAAACCCAAAAATTTGACATCACTTTCATTGAAGGGTTCAATGGATTGGAACTAAAATCTAAAAAATACGGTTTCGATGTTCCTACAAATGTGATTTTCGAACTAAAGTACTCTTCGGATAAATTCAAATCTGTTAAGAAAAACATTAATAATAAAATCGAAAGTTACGAATTCGAAATCACCGATGATTTTAACCGAGGAACTTTAGATGGTGGTTTTTACTATATGGAATACGAAAATCCAGAAAAAAACAAATTGGTAGTACTGAATCGTGAACAAATTGAAAAACGCAAACCTCAATATGCATCTGCTGAGTTTTGGGGTGGTGAAAAAGACGAATACAAAAATGGAAGCAAAACCGGAGAAAAAATAAAGATTGAAGGTTGGGAAGATGAAATGTATTTAAAAACGATAAAGCGCCATTGCTGGAATTCAATCAATATTGATTCAGAAAAGATTGATGAACATCTTTTAAGAATTATCACCAATGAAAACGACCGCGTCCCACAAGCAGTAATGGAGGATATTGAAAGAAATGCCAACAAAGAGGAATTGGGTTTTGCTGATATTTCTGATGCCGAAGTTGTAGAAGATGAAGCACCGGAAGTTCTGGGGGAAATTGAATATGAAGTAGAAACTGCTAACGCTGGACCAGGATTCTAA
- a CDS encoding MBL fold metallo-hydrolase, with the protein MKLKVIGSGSKGNAYLLENEQEALLIECGVNISEIKKAVNFNVSKIAGCIVTHEHGDHAKSINEVMKAGINTYATKGTFAKAAKNHRMKIVPQKGQFQVGNFKVISFPTIHDVAEPCGFLINHKDCGNTLFLTDTVYCPFTFTGLNNIIVEANYDQEIIDEKLGGMKFLRDRIYNSHMSIDTCLDFLKANDLTAVNNIVLIHLSDSNSHELNFADHVNKLTGKSVHVATNGMQIGFNKTPF; encoded by the coding sequence ATGAAACTCAAAGTAATTGGATCAGGCTCCAAAGGAAATGCTTACCTGCTCGAAAATGAGCAGGAAGCCCTCCTGATTGAATGTGGAGTAAATATTTCGGAGATCAAAAAAGCAGTGAATTTTAATGTTTCAAAGATTGCTGGTTGCATCGTTACGCATGAACACGGCGATCACGCAAAAAGCATCAATGAAGTAATGAAAGCAGGAATCAACACCTACGCAACCAAAGGGACATTTGCCAAAGCGGCAAAGAATCACCGGATGAAGATCGTTCCCCAAAAAGGACAGTTTCAAGTCGGTAATTTCAAAGTGATTTCATTTCCTACAATTCATGATGTGGCAGAACCTTGCGGTTTTCTGATCAATCACAAAGATTGTGGAAATACGCTTTTCCTGACCGATACGGTGTATTGCCCTTTCACTTTCACAGGTTTGAACAATATCATCGTAGAGGCGAATTATGATCAGGAAATCATTGATGAGAAATTAGGCGGTATGAAGTTCCTCCGGGATCGAATCTACAACTCTCACATGAGCATCGATACTTGTTTGGATTTCTTGAAAGCCAATGACCTCACAGCGGTGAATAATATCGTATTGATTCACTTGTCCGACAGTAATTCCCATGAGTTGAATTTCGCTGATCATGTGAACAAACTCACCGGAAAAAGCGTACACGTTGCAACGAATGGAATGCAGATCGGATTTAATAAAACACCTTTTTAA
- a CDS encoding sialidase domain-containing protein — protein MKFTYDQLEYIKENFKNKTSINLFNHLVKEFDFKFCYTSFRSELYVNGFHKVIMRRWSKSETDFLLNNYKSIGNIEIGKLLTKGKRVFTKKQVQKKMQLLNLKRTDQELQLILERNKSNGLFKDCGIKAWETRLKNNNYQKQSNDRI, from the coding sequence ATGAAATTCACATATGATCAACTTGAGTATATCAAAGAAAATTTTAAAAATAAAACGTCAATTAATCTTTTTAACCATTTGGTGAAAGAATTTGATTTTAAATTTTGCTATACCTCATTTCGAAGCGAGTTATATGTAAACGGATTTCATAAAGTAATAATGAGAAGATGGTCGAAATCTGAAACTGATTTCTTATTGAATAATTACAAGTCAATCGGCAATATAGAAATTGGCAAATTACTTACAAAAGGTAAGAGGGTTTTTACAAAAAAACAGGTTCAGAAAAAGATGCAACTTTTAAATTTAAAAAGGACTGATCAAGAATTACAATTGATTTTGGAAAGGAATAAAAGTAATGGACTTTTTAAAGATTGCGGCATAAAAGCATGGGAAACAAGACTTAAAAACAACAATTATCAAAAACAAAGCAATGACAGAATTTAA
- a CDS encoding ParB/RepB/Spo0J family partition protein: MTEFKELKLTELVASSTNPRTEFEENSLKELAESIKQHGVLQPIIARIHPDNNKKYEVVCGERRFRASKISGVKTIPVSIREFNDDEVFEIQIIENLERKDVHPMDEAVAFKRMVESGKYTIEDIAAKVAKNLTFVAQRLKLNDLIMDLQNDFKAGKFGIGHAVLLARVDEESQQEILSDYTNDFYPTISDLKYELQDNFLDNAKFDLQDETLVPEAGPCSTCPKSSFGNPVLFPDLEDNRCFDKKCFENKTEIFQSNKLQKIIDENPGIQLVCNYGEPEEHLGNVAASNGKTVLKWNHYNGSIEDNKHSIQAFNIYSWQIIWITLTGRSVEKGVTSSPEENIKTEIFNIKSRADRALELDREKIYIRALKEITKNEERNNKMLNSDTLELCEKKALALSIISYQDDKWIEEEYGQKLGYNDRHNQLDKIFSDSFLNKLIRHHIQRSLISENIADFQKHDRAAYMHSIFGHYFPNEIELYTLEQTAIAEKRIIKSDQRIKVLQDEIDGKIDTVKRCASCKKSDDDFLEEFSVPAMWKGDLCHSCYVKSDNTDTEQICRVCGCTNDNCIQCIEKTGHACHWVEDDLCSACVEILDVESEPSTDVSNLPTFEKITRKKKFSLNNSYFKNHLNTEPGTPFEIYSYFKQHGELPFDMDPEENPNWMYETYIEFQKRAGVYNSQFFTPPATAERIAELADEYFTTVGIEPYVLDACCGFGMLTKPLTEKGFLVKGIDNNSEILKMYSEFTGCLSEQKDINSYMNQDPKWMNIVANPPYEIKELTQFFKLLYDLLENGGLAILLLPKGFVDKERPKQLVETLELFTVIHREDMQEDFERTAINAEIVVIER; this comes from the coding sequence ATGACAGAATTTAAAGAATTAAAATTAACAGAATTGGTTGCAAGCTCAACCAACCCAAGAACGGAATTCGAAGAGAATTCCTTAAAAGAGTTAGCAGAATCAATTAAACAACATGGTGTTTTGCAACCAATTATAGCAAGGATTCATCCCGATAATAACAAAAAATACGAAGTCGTTTGTGGAGAACGTCGTTTTCGGGCTTCTAAAATTTCAGGAGTGAAAACTATTCCAGTTTCGATCAGGGAATTTAACGATGATGAGGTTTTCGAAATCCAAATCATCGAGAACCTGGAACGAAAAGATGTTCACCCAATGGATGAAGCGGTTGCTTTCAAAAGAATGGTAGAATCCGGAAAGTACACGATAGAAGATATCGCTGCGAAAGTGGCAAAAAATCTAACTTTCGTTGCGCAAAGATTAAAATTAAATGATCTCATCATGGATCTGCAAAATGATTTTAAAGCCGGAAAATTCGGAATTGGTCACGCTGTATTATTGGCCAGAGTTGATGAGGAATCTCAACAGGAAATTCTTTCTGATTATACCAATGATTTTTATCCTACTATTTCCGATCTAAAATATGAATTGCAGGATAATTTCCTTGATAATGCAAAGTTTGATTTGCAGGACGAAACCTTGGTTCCGGAAGCTGGTCCATGTTCTACTTGTCCAAAGTCATCTTTTGGAAATCCAGTATTATTTCCTGATTTGGAAGATAATAGATGTTTTGATAAAAAATGTTTTGAGAATAAAACGGAAATATTTCAGTCAAATAAACTTCAAAAAATAATTGATGAAAATCCCGGAATTCAATTGGTTTGTAATTATGGCGAACCGGAGGAACATTTAGGAAATGTTGCTGCATCAAATGGTAAAACAGTATTAAAATGGAATCATTACAATGGATCGATTGAGGATAATAAACATTCTATTCAAGCCTTTAATATATATTCATGGCAAATTATCTGGATTACATTAACAGGCCGTTCCGTGGAAAAAGGCGTAACCAGTTCACCGGAAGAAAATATAAAAACCGAGATTTTTAATATTAAATCGCGAGCGGATAGAGCGCTTGAATTAGATCGGGAAAAAATTTATATCCGGGCTTTAAAAGAAATTACAAAGAACGAAGAGCGAAATAACAAAATGCTCAATTCAGATACTTTGGAACTTTGTGAGAAAAAAGCATTGGCACTTTCAATCATTTCCTATCAGGATGATAAGTGGATCGAGGAAGAGTACGGACAAAAACTAGGATATAATGACCGACATAATCAATTAGATAAAATTTTCTCCGACTCATTTTTGAATAAATTAATAAGACACCACATTCAAAGATCTTTAATTTCGGAAAACATTGCAGACTTCCAAAAACATGATCGTGCTGCATATATGCATTCAATTTTCGGTCATTATTTTCCAAACGAAATTGAATTATACACCCTCGAACAAACTGCGATCGCAGAAAAAAGAATCATAAAATCTGATCAACGAATTAAAGTGCTGCAGGATGAAATCGACGGCAAAATCGACACTGTAAAACGTTGTGCTAGTTGCAAAAAGTCAGATGATGATTTCCTGGAAGAATTTAGTGTTCCTGCAATGTGGAAAGGAGACTTATGTCATTCATGTTATGTAAAATCAGATAATACTGATACTGAACAAATATGTAGAGTTTGTGGATGTACAAATGATAATTGCATTCAGTGTATTGAAAAAACAGGACATGCTTGTCATTGGGTGGAAGATGATTTATGTTCCGCTTGTGTGGAAATTTTAGACGTAGAATCTGAACCTTCTACTGATGTATCCAATCTTCCAACTTTTGAAAAAATTACTCGCAAAAAGAAATTTTCTTTAAATAATTCTTACTTCAAAAATCATTTAAATACAGAGCCAGGAACTCCATTTGAGATTTACTCATATTTCAAACAGCACGGTGAACTTCCTTTCGATATGGATCCGGAAGAAAATCCCAATTGGATGTATGAAACCTATATTGAATTTCAGAAACGTGCTGGAGTTTATAACTCTCAATTTTTCACACCTCCAGCAACAGCTGAAAGAATCGCAGAATTAGCAGATGAATACTTTACTACAGTTGGTATAGAACCTTATGTTCTTGATGCTTGTTGTGGATTTGGAATGCTTACAAAACCATTAACTGAGAAAGGATTTTTGGTAAAAGGAATTGACAATAATTCTGAAATTCTAAAAATGTACTCGGAGTTTACAGGGTGTTTAAGCGAACAAAAAGATATTAATTCTTACATGAATCAAGATCCTAAATGGATGAATATCGTGGCTAATCCTCCGTATGAAATCAAAGAATTAACTCAATTTTTCAAACTCTTATATGATTTACTTGAAAACGGTGGACTGGCGATCTTGCTTTTACCAAAAGGATTTGTAGATAAAGAAAGGCCAAAACAGTTGGTAGAAACCCTTGAACTGTTCACAGTTATTCATCGTGAAGATATGCAAGAGGATTTTGAGAGAACTGCAATCAATGCGGAAATAGTTGTAATTGAAAGATAA